A genome region from Anopheles stephensi strain Indian chromosome 2, UCI_ANSTEP_V1.0, whole genome shotgun sequence includes the following:
- the LOC118504809 gene encoding uncharacterized protein LOC118504809 — translation MPKAKSNPKKPTKNIRSVLAQPFKSVWPRIPDNDVERCTELLQGVDSKHIISGCNNVIKLLEKGEVAACFVLDSFHPQMLAKLIIQMARKRNPKVLVLALPSFPKGCYRNSVLMAITKPKVNDGPNFEPVKALLKWMKKVSKANGFIAENPKKKVAHNRNNPLPKVKPPNDEPMTDAEVAKLYVFEPRDAEAQGKKSKKRVANEAEHFISFSDNASSIVVSKNEYQQQNNEPRKKPVTDRKPSKGESYIPLTVNRVQGNPNRVEHKKKRRTQ, via the exons ATGCCCAAAGCTAAATCGAACCCGAAGAAACCAACTAAAAACATTCGGAGCGTGTTAGCCCAGCCATTCAAAAGTGTCTG GCCTCGAATTCCGGACAATGATGTCGAGCGGTGCACGGAATTACTTCAAGGCGTAGACAG TAAACACATTATTAGCGGCTGTAATAACGTCATCAAGTTGCTCGAAAAAGGTGAAGTTGCAGCGTGCTTTGTGCTGGACAGCTTCCACCCACAAATGTTGGCCAAACTTATCATTCAGATGGCCCGTAAGCGCAACCCCAAGGTGCTTGTACTAGCCCTACCCTCGTTTCCAAAAGGTTGTTACCGCAATAGTGTGCTAATGGCTATCACAAAACCGAAAGTTAACGATGGCCCAAACTTCGAGCCGGTGAAGGCTTTGCTGAAATGGATGAAAAAGGTATCGAAAGCCAATGGATTTATAGCAGAAAATCCCAAGAAAAAGGTTGCACACAACCGGAACAATCCATTACCGAAAGTTAAGCCACCCAACGATGAACCAATGACCGATGCGGAGGTAGCAAAGCTATACGTTTTCGAACCAAGGGACGCAGAGGCGCAAGGAAAAAAGTCAAAAAAGCGTGTTGCAAATGAAGCGGaacattttatttccttttccgATAACGCTAGCAGTATTGTTGTGTCTAAAAACGAATATCAACAGCAAAATAACGAACCTCGCAAGAAACCAGTCACCGATCGGAAACCGTCCAAAGGAGAATCGTACATACCCCTGACCGTGAATCGTGTTCAAGGCAACCCTAATCGTGTCGAAcataagaagaaaagaagaacgCAATAA
- the LOC118504804 gene encoding protein slit isoform X4, translating into MMTIRGIWSGPQFKMLVLLTVTVVLALVVPSNEEPYGGGGGYFGAETRCPRLCACTGTTVDCSHRGLTQVPRKIPSETDRLDLQGNNISAIYESDLQGLAKLRILQLTDNHIHNIEKDAFHDLISLERLDLSHNALTAVPKRAFKGAPALRSLQLDNNQITCLDEGSVKGLTELEILTLNNNNITTLPRDMFAGMPRLRALRLSENPFACDCHLSWLARYLKNASRLAPYTRCHSPGQLKGQNVADLHEQEFKCSGLTENAPMECGGRSLCPHPCRCADGIVDCREKSLTTVPSTLPEDTTELRLEQNYITEIPPKAFANHRRLKRIDLSNNNISRVAYDAFSGLKSLTSLVLYGNKIKDLPASVFKGLTSLQLLLLNANEISCVRRDAFKDLHNLSLLSLYDNNIQSLANGTFDSLRSIQTLHLARNPFICDCNLRWLGDYLLHNPIETSGARCDAPKRMQRRRIDALNDEKFKCTDDYSKIKYSGECRMDQECPAACHCDRTTVDCSGRGLKEIPRDIPLYTTELLLNDNELNRVKSDGLFGRLPNLAKLDLRRNQISGIEPNAFEGATRIQELFLSENKITEVHNKMFLGLHQLKTLSLYDNIITCVMPGSFDYLTSLTQLNLASNPFRCNCHLAWFSDWLRKKQLNGPPARCTSPSKVRDVPIKDLPHFDFKCTSDMDQGCLGEGYCPPSCTCTGTVVRCSRNKLKEIPKSIPTETTELYLESNEISMIHSNRINHLKALTRLDLSNNQIGILSNYTFANLSKLSTLIISYNNLQCVQKHALSGLTNLKVLSLHGNKISMIPEGTFNDLQSITHIALGSNPLYCDCSLRWLSEWVKRDYVEPGIARCAEPEPMKDKLILSTPASQFVCSGKVSNEILSKCDACYTFPCKNEAVCSALPERQYECKCKPGYHGTHCEFMIDACYGNPCRNNGTCTVLEEGRFSCHCLHGYSGSRCEVNIDDCVGHKCQNNGTCVDGVNSYSCSCAASFTGEYCESKIEFCGKDFNPCQNGAKCVDHTTHYSCECLPGYRGLNCSDNIDDCVNHMCQNGGTCVDGINDYTCKCPNEFTGKFCEGAPMVAMMYPQTSPCQQHECKFGVCFQPNPASADYICKCAPGYSGKRCEYLTSLTFLHNNSFIELEPLRTKPEANVTIVFSSTQQNGVLMYDGHNEHLAVELFNGRIRVSYDVGNDPVSTMYSFEMVADGKYHMVELLAIKKNFTLRVDRGLARSIINEGSKDYLKLSSPMYLGGLPAEPGQQAYKQWHLRNLTSFKGCMKEVWINHKQVDFLNAARQQKITPGCALLDQDAEGEMDDDFMQETPVILKEVNPCENHQCKRGGKCVPNGKGGYTCKCKKGTKGKYCDQAANTCRKEQVREYYTENDCRSRQPLKYAKCVGGCGNQCCAAKVVRRRKVRMVCNNNTKYVKQLDIVRKCHCTKKCY; encoded by the exons GGATCTGTCACACAATGCACTTACCGCCGTACCGAAGCGTGCGTTCAAGGGAGCACCAGCCCTGCGTAGTCTTCAGCTGGACAACAATCAAATCACCTGCCTGGATGAAGGTTCCGTGAAAGGGCTGACAGAGTTGGAAATACT GACGCTCAATAATAACAACATCACCACACTACCGCGCGACATGTTTGCCGGAATGCCACGCCTGCGAGCGCTGCGCCTTTCGGAAAACCCATTTGCGTGCGATTGCCATCTTTCGTGGTTGGCCCGGTATCTGAAGAATGCATCGCGTCTGGCACCGTACACCCGGTGCCATTCGCCCGGTCAGCTTAAGGGACAAAATGTGGCGGATCTGCACGAGCAGGAGTTCAAATGTTCCG GTCTAACGGAAAACGCACCGATGGAGTGTGGTGGCCGCAGCCTCTGTCCACATCCTTGCCGCTGTGCCGACGGAATAGTGGACTGCCGCGAAAAAAGCCTTACCACCGTCCCGTCCACCCTACCGGAGGACACAACCGAGCT CCGGCTCGAGCAGAACTACATCACCGAAATTCCACCGAAAGCGTTCGCTAACCACCGGCGCCTTAAGCGGATAGACTTGTCAAATAACAATATTTCGCGAGTCGCCTACGATGCCTTCAGTGGACTGAAGTCCTTAACGTCGCT TGTTCTTTATGGTAATAAAATTAAGGATTTACCGGCGAGCGTTTTCAAAGGATTAACCTCACTCCAGCTGCTACTGCTGAACGCGAACGAAATCAGTTGCGTGCGAAGAGACGCTTTCAAGGATCTGCATAATCTTAGCCTTTTGTCACTGTACGATAACAACATTCAGTCGCTGGCCAACGGAACGTTCGACTCCTTGAGAAGCATCCAAACGCT ACATTTGGCACGCAATCCTTTCATTTGCGATTGCAATCTACGCTGGTTGGGCGATTATCTGCTCCATAATCCCATCGAAACCAGTGGGGCCCGATGCGATGCTCCGAAGCGTATGCAACGCCGTCGGATTGATGCTTTGAATGATGAAAAGTTCAAAT GCACCGATGACTACAGCAAGATCAAATATTCCGGCGAATGTCGCATGGATCAGGAATGTCCCGCGGCTTGTCATTGTGATCGCACTACGGTTGACTGTTCGGGTCGGGGTTTAAAAGAAATTCCGCGTGATATTCCTCTTTACACCACGGAACT ATTGCTGAACGATAACGAGCTTAATCGCGTTAAGTCTGACGGACTGTTCGGTCGGCTGCCAAATCTTGCAAAGCTGGATTTGCGAAGGAATCAGATATCCGGTATCGAGCCGAACGCGTTCGAAGGTGCCACCAGGATACAGGAGTTGTTTCtaagcgaaaacaaaatcacCGAAGTGCACAACAAGATGTTCCTGGGACTCCATCAGCTGAAAACACT ATCGCTCTACGATAACATCATTACCTGCGTTATGCCCGGTTCGTTCGACTACCTGACATCGCTGACACAGCT AAATCTCGCATCGAACCCGTTCCGTTGCAACTGCCACCTTGCATGGTTCTCCGACTGGCTAAGAAAGAAGCAGCTGAACGGTCCGCCAGCACGTTGCACTTCCCCGTCGAAGGTGCGCGACGTGCCCATCAAGGATTTGCCACACTTTGACTTTAAGTGCACGTCGGACATGGACCAAGGCTGTCTGGGCGAAGGTTACTGTCCACCATCCTGCACCTGCACCGGTACGGTCGTTCGATGTTCCCGCAACAAGCTGAAGGAAATCCCTAAATCCATCCCGACCGAAACGACGGAACTGTATCTGGAGTCGAACGAAATCTCGATGATACATTCCAATCGCATCAACCATCTGAAGGCTCTTACCAGACT GGATTTGAGCAACAATCAGATTGGCATTCTGTCCAACTACACATTTGCGAACTTGAGCAAACTCTCCACGCT AATAATAAGCTACAACAACCTGCAGTGTGTGCAGAAGCACGCGCTCTCGGGATTGACCAATCTGAAAGTGCTTTCCCTGCATGGAAACAAAATTTCCATGATTCCCGAAGGAACCTTCAATGACCTACAATCGATTACACACAT CGCACTTGGAAGTAATCCGCTGTACTGTGACTGTTCTCTTCGCTGGCTTTCGGAGTGGGTTAAGCGAGACTATGTGGAACCGGGCATTGCACGCTGTGCCGAGCCGGAACCGATGAAGGACAAACTAATCCTCTCCACACCGGCCAGCCAGTTCGTTTGCTCAGGAAAGGTTAGTAACGAAATACTGTCCAAGTGCGATGCTTGCTACACCTTCCCGTGCAAGAACGAGGCCGTTTGTAGTGCACTTCCGGAGCGACAGTACGAGTGCAAGTGCAAACCGGGCTACCACGGAACGCACTGCGAGTTTATGATAGATGCGTGCTACGGTAATCCTTGTCGTAACAATGGTACCTGCACCGTGCTGGAAGAGGGCAGATTCAGCTGTCACTGTCTGCACGGTTATTCCGGTTCCCGGTGCGAGGTGAACATTGATGACTGCGTGGGCCACAAGTGTCAGAACAACGGTACTTGTGTGGATGGCGTCAATTCGTACAGCTGTTCCTGTGCGGCCAGCTTCACCGGAGAGTACTGCGAAAGCAAGATTGAGTTCTGCGGTAAGGACTTTAATCCGTGCCAGAACGGTGCGAAATGTGTGGACCACACGACACATTACAGTTGTGAATGCTTGCCCGGATACCGGGGGCTTAACTGTTCGGACAACATCGACGATTGCGTGAACCATATGTGCCAGAATGGAGGTACCTGCGTGGATGGCATCAACGATTACACTTGCAAATGTCCCAATGAGTTTACGGGCAAATTCTGCGAAGGTGCCCCAATGGTTGCGATGATGTATCCGCAAACGTCACCTTGCCAGCAGCACGAATGCAAGTTCGGTGTCTGCTTCCAGCCCAACCCTGCCAGTGCGGACTACATCTGCAAGTGCGCTCCTGGCTATTCGGGCAAACGGTGTGAATACCTAACCAGCTTAACGTTCCTGCACAATAATTCGTTTATCGAGCTGGAACCGCTCCGTACCAAGCCGGAAGCAAACGTGACGATCGTGTTTAGCAGCACGCAACAAAACGGTGTGCTTATGTACGATGGGCACAACGAGCATCTGGCGGTGGAGCTGTTTAACGGTCGTATTCGTGTGAGCTATGACGTGGGCAATGATCCCGTGTCCACGATGTACAGCTTCGAAATGGTCGCCGATGGCAAGTACCACATGGTGGAGCTGCTGGCAATTAAGAAAAACTTTACGCTTCGAGTCGACCGTGGCCTGGCACGCTCCATCATCAACGAAGGTTCGAAAGACTATCTGAAACTGTCGAGCCCGATGTACCTGGGAGGTTTGCCGGCAGAGCCAGGCCAGCAAGCGTACAAACAGTGGCACCTCCGCAACCTGACAAGCTTCAAGGGCTGCATGAAGGAAGTGTGGATTAATCACAAGCAGGTCGATTTTCTGAATGCTGCACGGCAGCAAAAGATCACGCCGGGCTGTGCACTGCTAGATCAGGATGCCGAAGGCGAAATGGACGACGATTTTATGCAGGAAACGCCGGTGATCCTTAAAGAG GTTAATCCTTGCGAGAATCATCAATGCAAACGGGGAGGAAAGTGTGTGCCCAACGGTAAGGGTGGCTACACGTGCAAGTGTAAGAAAGGCACCAAGGGCAAATACTGCGACCAAG CTGCCAACACTTGTCGCAAGGAGCAAGTACGAGAGTACTACACAGAGAACGATTGCCGCTCAAGGCAACCGCTCAAGTACGCCAAGTGCGTTGGAGGATGCGGCAATCAGTGCTGCGCTGCCAAAGTCGTACGTCGAAGAAAG GTACGCATGgtgtgcaacaacaacaccaaataCGTGAAGCAGCTGGATATTGTGCGAAAGTGCCACTGTACAAAGAAATGCTACTGA
- the LOC118504804 gene encoding protein slit isoform X3 — translation MMTIRGIWSGPQFKMLVLLTVTVVLALVVPSNEEPYGGGGGYFGAETRCPRLCACTGTTVDCSHRGLTQVPRKIPSETDRLDLQGNNISAIYESDLQGLAKLRILQLTDNHIHNIEKDAFHDLISLERLDLSHNALTAVPKRAFKGAPALRSLQLDNNQITCLDEGSVKGLTELEILTLNNNNITTLPRDMFAGMPRLRALRLSENPFACDCHLSWLARYLKNASRLAPYTRCHSPGQLKGQNVADLHEQEFKCSGLTENAPMECGGRSLCPHPCRCADGIVDCREKSLTTVPSTLPEDTTELRLEQNYITEIPPKAFANHRRLKRIDLSNNNISRVAYDAFSGLKSLTSLVLYGNKIKDLPASVFKGLTSLQLLLLNANEISCVRRDAFKDLHNLSLLSLYDNNIQSLANGTFDSLRSIQTLHLARNPFICDCNLRWLGDYLLHNPIETSGARCDAPKRMQRRRIDALNDEKFKCTDDYSKIKYSGECRMDQECPAACHCDRTTVDCSGRGLKEIPRDIPLYTTELLLNDNELNRVKSDGLFGRLPNLAKLDLRRNQISGIEPNAFEGATRIQELFLSENKITEVHNKMFLGLHQLKTLSLYDNIITCVMPGSFDYLTSLTQLNLASNPFRCNCHLAWFSDWLRKKQLNGPPARCTSPSKVRDVPIKDLPHFDFKCTSDMDQGCLGEGYCPPSCTCTGTVVRCSRNKLKEIPKSIPTETTELYLESNEISMIHSNRINHLKALTRLDLSNNQIGILSNYTFANLSKLSTLIISYNNLQCVQKHALSGLTNLKVLSLHGNKISMIPEGTFNDLQSITHIALGSNPLYCDCSLRWLSEWVKRDYVEPGIARCAEPEPMKDKLILSTPASQFVCSGKVSNEILSKCDACYTFPCKNEAVCSALPERQYECKCKPGYHGTHCEFMIDACYGNPCRNNGTCTVLEEGRFSCHCLHGYSGSRCEVNIDDCVGHKCQNNGTCVDGVNSYSCSCAASFTGEYCESKIEFCGKDFNPCQNGAKCVDHTTHYSCECLPGYRGLNCSDNIDDCVNHMCQNGGTCVDGINDYTCKCPNEFTGKFCEGAPMVAMMYPQTSPCQQHECKFGVCFQPNPASADYICKCAPGYSGKRCEYLTSLTFLHNNSFIELEPLRTKPEANVTIVFSSTQQNGVLMYDGHNEHLAVELFNGRIRVSYDVGNDPVSTMYSFEMVADGKYHMVELLAIKKNFTLRVDRGLARSIINEGSKDYLKLSSPMYLGGLPAEPGQQAYKQWHLRNLTSFKGCMKEVWINHKQVDFLNAARQQKITPGCALLDQDAEGEMDDDFMQETPVILKEVNPCENHQCKRGGKCVPNGKGGYTCKCKKGTKGKYCDQGEGSVSLVIDEDPFKTSSSAANTCRKEQVREYYTENDCRSRQPLKYAKCVGGCGNQCCAAKVVRRRKVRMVCNNNTKYVKQLDIVRKCHCTKKCY, via the exons GGATCTGTCACACAATGCACTTACCGCCGTACCGAAGCGTGCGTTCAAGGGAGCACCAGCCCTGCGTAGTCTTCAGCTGGACAACAATCAAATCACCTGCCTGGATGAAGGTTCCGTGAAAGGGCTGACAGAGTTGGAAATACT GACGCTCAATAATAACAACATCACCACACTACCGCGCGACATGTTTGCCGGAATGCCACGCCTGCGAGCGCTGCGCCTTTCGGAAAACCCATTTGCGTGCGATTGCCATCTTTCGTGGTTGGCCCGGTATCTGAAGAATGCATCGCGTCTGGCACCGTACACCCGGTGCCATTCGCCCGGTCAGCTTAAGGGACAAAATGTGGCGGATCTGCACGAGCAGGAGTTCAAATGTTCCG GTCTAACGGAAAACGCACCGATGGAGTGTGGTGGCCGCAGCCTCTGTCCACATCCTTGCCGCTGTGCCGACGGAATAGTGGACTGCCGCGAAAAAAGCCTTACCACCGTCCCGTCCACCCTACCGGAGGACACAACCGAGCT CCGGCTCGAGCAGAACTACATCACCGAAATTCCACCGAAAGCGTTCGCTAACCACCGGCGCCTTAAGCGGATAGACTTGTCAAATAACAATATTTCGCGAGTCGCCTACGATGCCTTCAGTGGACTGAAGTCCTTAACGTCGCT TGTTCTTTATGGTAATAAAATTAAGGATTTACCGGCGAGCGTTTTCAAAGGATTAACCTCACTCCAGCTGCTACTGCTGAACGCGAACGAAATCAGTTGCGTGCGAAGAGACGCTTTCAAGGATCTGCATAATCTTAGCCTTTTGTCACTGTACGATAACAACATTCAGTCGCTGGCCAACGGAACGTTCGACTCCTTGAGAAGCATCCAAACGCT ACATTTGGCACGCAATCCTTTCATTTGCGATTGCAATCTACGCTGGTTGGGCGATTATCTGCTCCATAATCCCATCGAAACCAGTGGGGCCCGATGCGATGCTCCGAAGCGTATGCAACGCCGTCGGATTGATGCTTTGAATGATGAAAAGTTCAAAT GCACCGATGACTACAGCAAGATCAAATATTCCGGCGAATGTCGCATGGATCAGGAATGTCCCGCGGCTTGTCATTGTGATCGCACTACGGTTGACTGTTCGGGTCGGGGTTTAAAAGAAATTCCGCGTGATATTCCTCTTTACACCACGGAACT ATTGCTGAACGATAACGAGCTTAATCGCGTTAAGTCTGACGGACTGTTCGGTCGGCTGCCAAATCTTGCAAAGCTGGATTTGCGAAGGAATCAGATATCCGGTATCGAGCCGAACGCGTTCGAAGGTGCCACCAGGATACAGGAGTTGTTTCtaagcgaaaacaaaatcacCGAAGTGCACAACAAGATGTTCCTGGGACTCCATCAGCTGAAAACACT ATCGCTCTACGATAACATCATTACCTGCGTTATGCCCGGTTCGTTCGACTACCTGACATCGCTGACACAGCT AAATCTCGCATCGAACCCGTTCCGTTGCAACTGCCACCTTGCATGGTTCTCCGACTGGCTAAGAAAGAAGCAGCTGAACGGTCCGCCAGCACGTTGCACTTCCCCGTCGAAGGTGCGCGACGTGCCCATCAAGGATTTGCCACACTTTGACTTTAAGTGCACGTCGGACATGGACCAAGGCTGTCTGGGCGAAGGTTACTGTCCACCATCCTGCACCTGCACCGGTACGGTCGTTCGATGTTCCCGCAACAAGCTGAAGGAAATCCCTAAATCCATCCCGACCGAAACGACGGAACTGTATCTGGAGTCGAACGAAATCTCGATGATACATTCCAATCGCATCAACCATCTGAAGGCTCTTACCAGACT GGATTTGAGCAACAATCAGATTGGCATTCTGTCCAACTACACATTTGCGAACTTGAGCAAACTCTCCACGCT AATAATAAGCTACAACAACCTGCAGTGTGTGCAGAAGCACGCGCTCTCGGGATTGACCAATCTGAAAGTGCTTTCCCTGCATGGAAACAAAATTTCCATGATTCCCGAAGGAACCTTCAATGACCTACAATCGATTACACACAT CGCACTTGGAAGTAATCCGCTGTACTGTGACTGTTCTCTTCGCTGGCTTTCGGAGTGGGTTAAGCGAGACTATGTGGAACCGGGCATTGCACGCTGTGCCGAGCCGGAACCGATGAAGGACAAACTAATCCTCTCCACACCGGCCAGCCAGTTCGTTTGCTCAGGAAAGGTTAGTAACGAAATACTGTCCAAGTGCGATGCTTGCTACACCTTCCCGTGCAAGAACGAGGCCGTTTGTAGTGCACTTCCGGAGCGACAGTACGAGTGCAAGTGCAAACCGGGCTACCACGGAACGCACTGCGAGTTTATGATAGATGCGTGCTACGGTAATCCTTGTCGTAACAATGGTACCTGCACCGTGCTGGAAGAGGGCAGATTCAGCTGTCACTGTCTGCACGGTTATTCCGGTTCCCGGTGCGAGGTGAACATTGATGACTGCGTGGGCCACAAGTGTCAGAACAACGGTACTTGTGTGGATGGCGTCAATTCGTACAGCTGTTCCTGTGCGGCCAGCTTCACCGGAGAGTACTGCGAAAGCAAGATTGAGTTCTGCGGTAAGGACTTTAATCCGTGCCAGAACGGTGCGAAATGTGTGGACCACACGACACATTACAGTTGTGAATGCTTGCCCGGATACCGGGGGCTTAACTGTTCGGACAACATCGACGATTGCGTGAACCATATGTGCCAGAATGGAGGTACCTGCGTGGATGGCATCAACGATTACACTTGCAAATGTCCCAATGAGTTTACGGGCAAATTCTGCGAAGGTGCCCCAATGGTTGCGATGATGTATCCGCAAACGTCACCTTGCCAGCAGCACGAATGCAAGTTCGGTGTCTGCTTCCAGCCCAACCCTGCCAGTGCGGACTACATCTGCAAGTGCGCTCCTGGCTATTCGGGCAAACGGTGTGAATACCTAACCAGCTTAACGTTCCTGCACAATAATTCGTTTATCGAGCTGGAACCGCTCCGTACCAAGCCGGAAGCAAACGTGACGATCGTGTTTAGCAGCACGCAACAAAACGGTGTGCTTATGTACGATGGGCACAACGAGCATCTGGCGGTGGAGCTGTTTAACGGTCGTATTCGTGTGAGCTATGACGTGGGCAATGATCCCGTGTCCACGATGTACAGCTTCGAAATGGTCGCCGATGGCAAGTACCACATGGTGGAGCTGCTGGCAATTAAGAAAAACTTTACGCTTCGAGTCGACCGTGGCCTGGCACGCTCCATCATCAACGAAGGTTCGAAAGACTATCTGAAACTGTCGAGCCCGATGTACCTGGGAGGTTTGCCGGCAGAGCCAGGCCAGCAAGCGTACAAACAGTGGCACCTCCGCAACCTGACAAGCTTCAAGGGCTGCATGAAGGAAGTGTGGATTAATCACAAGCAGGTCGATTTTCTGAATGCTGCACGGCAGCAAAAGATCACGCCGGGCTGTGCACTGCTAGATCAGGATGCCGAAGGCGAAATGGACGACGATTTTATGCAGGAAACGCCGGTGATCCTTAAAGAG GTTAATCCTTGCGAGAATCATCAATGCAAACGGGGAGGAAAGTGTGTGCCCAACGGTAAGGGTGGCTACACGTGCAAGTGTAAGAAAGGCACCAAGGGCAAATACTGCGACCAAGGTGAGGGATCGGTTTCGCTAGTGATCGACGAGGACCCGTTCAAAACTTCCTCTTCCG CTGCCAACACTTGTCGCAAGGAGCAAGTACGAGAGTACTACACAGAGAACGATTGCCGCTCAAGGCAACCGCTCAAGTACGCCAAGTGCGTTGGAGGATGCGGCAATCAGTGCTGCGCTGCCAAAGTCGTACGTCGAAGAAAG GTACGCATGgtgtgcaacaacaacaccaaataCGTGAAGCAGCTGGATATTGTGCGAAAGTGCCACTGTACAAAGAAATGCTACTGA